One window of the Benincasa hispida cultivar B227 chromosome 3, ASM972705v1, whole genome shotgun sequence genome contains the following:
- the LOC120072514 gene encoding uncharacterized protein LOC120072514 yields MNLTPTKNSPVSPRRRGGRRPNFGVPLTPLLRWKLEDRHGSRGGRNRVQFEARKLAADLWQLHYKEILDGGRRDSQGEVRDGRRDQRRRRFDSSNKGMKMKAAAAATENWNPETPMAADAVALGRLYSHRGCGEEPFTAASAASDLKEELAVAQTRIRKLESRQRNYKKKIEHLKVVLEENRAMRKNRRHLKLEESDHERKTHYRTEILKANLTKELAEAKARVEKYKQEYEKEKKNRELLEEVCTEMAKQIVGDKAKVEALKRESMKLCEELEEERNMLQMAEVWREERIQMKLIDAKLALEDKYIQMNKLITDLENFLMSRSEKLDEMEIKRGELIHEAAKSLDIEEIEGFFYKPQTQSIVLSLLEDLKEVSKLEEKCEEINNSVENECVSERKIESLENPFDDSSKKKVNGSSGRYSNRTESSEGGELKGSNDSVSRRKSQNPHIRRGTHGCIEWPRGIQKNCFKIKSLDARIQSQKSQLRYILKHKTN; encoded by the exons ATGAATCTAACACCCACCAAAAACTCTCCGGTGTCACCTCGTCGCCGCGGCGGCCGGCGGCCAAACTTCGGTGTTCCGTTGACTCCTCTGCTTCGGTGGAAGCTAGAGGACCGCCATGGATCTCGAGGAGGCCGTAATCGAGTTCAATTTGAGGCCAGAAAGCTCGCCGCCGACCTCTGGCAACTCCATTACAAGGAAATTTTAGACGGCGGTCGGAGAGATTCTCAG GGAGAAGTAAGGGATGGGCGTCGTGATCAGAGGCGTCGTCGTTTTGATTCCTCGAATAAAGGAATGAAGATGAAG GCGGCAGCAGCAGCAACAGAAAATTGGAACCCTGAAACCCCAATGGCAGCTGATGCGGTGGCGTTGGGTAGACTTTACAGCCACCGTGGCTGCGGAGAGGAACCGTTCACGGCGGCGTCCGCCGCTTCCGATCTGAAAGAAGAGCTGGCAGTGGCGCAAACCCGCATCCGGAAGCTGGAATCCCGGCAGCGAAACTACAAGAAAAAAATCGAGCACTTAAAAGTAGTGCTAGAAGAAAACAGAGCCATGCGGAAGAATCGAAGGCACTTGAAACTCGAGGAATCAGACCACGAAAGAAAAACCCATTACAGAACCGAAATTCTCAAGGCCAATTTGACAAAAGAGCTGGCCGAAGCCAAAGCGAGGGTCGAGAAATACAAGCAAGAATacgagaaagaaaagaaaaacagagagtTATTGGAGGAGGTCTGTACAGAGATGGCGAAACAAATTGTGGGAGACAAAGCAAAAGTGGAAGCTTTGAAAAGGGAATCAATGAAATTGTGTGAAGAATTGGAGGAAGAGAGAAACATGTTGCAAATGGCAGAGGTTTGGCGAGAAGAAAGAATTCAAATGAAGCTGATTGATGCAAAATTGGCTCTGGAAGATAAATACATCCAAATGAATAAACTCATCACTGATCTTGAGAATTTTCTGATGTCAAGGAGTGAGAAATTGGATGAGATGGAGATAAAGAGAGGTGAATTGATTCATGAAGCTGCTAAATCGCTAGACATTGAAGAAATTGAGGGGTTCTTTTACAAGCCGCAAACACAGAGTATTGTTCTGTCTCTGCTTGAAGATTTGAAGGAAGTGAGCAAATTGGAGgagaaatgtgaagagattAATAACTCAGTTGAAAACGAGTGTGTTTctgaaagaaaaatagaaagctTGGAGAACCCATTTGATGATTCTTCGAAGAAGAAGGTTAATGGGAGTAGTGGAAGGTATTCGAATAGGACAGAGTCGAGTGAAGGTGGCGAGTTGAAGGGGTCTAATGATTCGGTGAGTCGAAGGAAGTCGCAGAACCCACATATTAGAAGAGGAACACATGGATGCATTGAATGGCCAAGAGGGATTCAGAAAAATTGCTTCAAGATCAAGTCTTTGGATGCTAGGATTCAAAGCCAAAAATCTCAGCTGCGCTATATTCTTAAACATAAAACGAACTGA